Within the Echinicola sp. 20G genome, the region GCCCAGCTAAGCTCAAGTAATAATTCTTTGTTTAAGGCATTAAAAACGTCAGGACGATCCAACACCAGTTCTACCCAAGTTCCTTTATGATGATATTGAAGGTGTCGTAATTCCATATTCAACTTAACAAATAATAGTAAAAAGAAACAAAACAGGTTCCGAAGCCTAAACAAAAGCCTGCCAATAACTCTCCTGGTTTATGGGCATTGAGGTAAAGCCTACTGGAAGCTACTGCACCACATAACATAATCGTTACGATCATCGGATACAACAACGAAGCACTTGGGTATTTCCAGCTAAGTACAACCATTATAGCCAATAATCCTGAAAGGCCTGTTAAGTGTGCACTGATCTTCCAAAAAAAAGTAACCAGCGTCAACAAAACAATTGAGCCTGTCATAGTAACCAGACTAAAAACAATTAAATCATCATAATTAAGCCTGAGATAAAAAAAATAGGTTACGATAACATAAAAGATGCTCACCATGGTAAATGGCAAATACCTTTCCCTTTTACTTGCCATATGCAAGCTTGGGATGGACTCCATATATTTCATACCTATTACACTAAGCATAGGAATTAATAAAGTACTC harbors:
- a CDS encoding PA-phosphatase — encoded protein: MNRNIALTLSIVFQPLLVPTLVFTLILYLVPQATQVPHEIKGSMLLMVVVSTLLIPMLSVIGMKYMESIPSLHMASKRERYLPFTMVSIFYVIVTYFFYLRLNYDDLIVFSLVTMTGSIVLLTLVTFFWKISAHLTGLSGLLAIMVVLSWKYPSASLLYPMIVTIMLCGAVASSRLYLNAHKPGELLAGFCLGFGTCFVSFYYYLLS